A window of the Cicer arietinum cultivar CDC Frontier isolate Library 1 chromosome 6, Cicar.CDCFrontier_v2.0, whole genome shotgun sequence genome harbors these coding sequences:
- the LOC101508694 gene encoding probable pinoresinol-lariciresinol reductase 3 isoform X1, which produces MEKSKILVIGATGNLGYHLAETSLKFCHPTFALVRDSSFSDPIKSHKLQCLSHAGITLLKGSLQDEGSLVEAVKLVDVVICAVSAKQTLQQKLLIRVIKQLGSIKRFIPSEFGSDPTKAQVCELEDGYNFYAPKIEIRKLVEAEGIPHTFISCNFFMKVLLPSLVQPGLKAPPRDKVTIFGDGNTKGVFMNESDVAAFTINAVDDPRTLNKVLYLRPQGNVYSLNELVELWETKIGKKLERLHVSEEELLQKIKATTYPENFEMLFIYSAFIKGDHTYFDIDSSSGVNGTELYPQLRYTSINEFLDTLV; this is translated from the exons ATGGAAAAGAGCAAAATTTTGGTAATTGGGGCAACGGGAAATCTTGGTTACCATTTAGCAGAAACAAGTCTCAAATTTTGTCACCCAACATTTGCTCTTGTTAGAGATTCTTCTTTTTCTGACCCCATCAAATCCCATAAACTTCAATGTCTTTCTCATGCCGGAATTACCCTTCTCAAa GGTTCTCTCCAAGATGAAGGTAGCCTTGTTGAGGCTGTGAAATTAGTAGATGTTGTAATTTGTGCTGTTTCAGCTAAACAAACTCTTCAACAAAAGCTTCTCATCAGGGTTATTAAACAACTTGGTTCTATAAAG AGGTTCATCCCATCCGAATTTGGCTCAGATCCTACCAAGGCTCAAGTATGTGAACTTGAGGATGGCTACAATTTCTATGCACCCAAAATTGAAATTAGGAAACTTGTGGAGGCTGAAGGCATTCCGCATACTTTCATCTCCTGCAATTTCTTCATGAAAGTTTTGCTTCCTTCTCTTGTTCAACCAGGCTTAAAAGCCCCTCCTAGAGACAAAGTCACCATATTTGGTGATGGCAATACAAAAG GTGTTTTTATGAATGAAAGTGATGTTGCTGCCTTCACTATTAATGCAGTTGATGACCCTCGCACATTAAATAAAGTGTTGTATTTGAGACCTCAAGGAAACGTTTATTCTTTGAATGAGCTGGTTGAGTTATGGGAAACTAAAATAGGGAAGAAACTTGAGAGGTTGCATGTCTCAGAAGAAGAGCTTCTCCAGAAAATCAAAG CAACAACTTACCCTGAAAACTTCGAGATGCTATTTATTTATTCTGCTTTCATAAAAGGAGATCACACATACTTTGATATTGATTCATCCTCTGGTGTCAACGGTACAGAATTATATCCACAGCTGAGATATACATCAATCAACGAATTTTTAGACACACTTGTGTAG
- the LOC101508694 gene encoding probable pinoresinol-lariciresinol reductase 3 isoform X2 — protein MEKSKILVIGATGNLGYHLAETSLKFCHPTFALVRDSSFSDPIKSHKLQCLSHAGITLLKGSLQDEGSLVEAVKLVDVVICAVSAKQTLQQKLLIRVIKQLGSIKRFIPSEFGSDPTKAQVCELEDGYNFYAPKIEIRKLVEAEGIPHTFISCNFFMKVLLPSLVQPGLKAPPRDKVTIFGDGNTKGVFMNESDVAAFTINAVDDPRTLNKVLYLRPQGNVYSLNELVELWETKIGKKLERLHVSEEELLQKIKATTYPENFEMLFIYSAFIKGDHTYFDIDSSSGVNV, from the exons ATGGAAAAGAGCAAAATTTTGGTAATTGGGGCAACGGGAAATCTTGGTTACCATTTAGCAGAAACAAGTCTCAAATTTTGTCACCCAACATTTGCTCTTGTTAGAGATTCTTCTTTTTCTGACCCCATCAAATCCCATAAACTTCAATGTCTTTCTCATGCCGGAATTACCCTTCTCAAa GGTTCTCTCCAAGATGAAGGTAGCCTTGTTGAGGCTGTGAAATTAGTAGATGTTGTAATTTGTGCTGTTTCAGCTAAACAAACTCTTCAACAAAAGCTTCTCATCAGGGTTATTAAACAACTTGGTTCTATAAAG AGGTTCATCCCATCCGAATTTGGCTCAGATCCTACCAAGGCTCAAGTATGTGAACTTGAGGATGGCTACAATTTCTATGCACCCAAAATTGAAATTAGGAAACTTGTGGAGGCTGAAGGCATTCCGCATACTTTCATCTCCTGCAATTTCTTCATGAAAGTTTTGCTTCCTTCTCTTGTTCAACCAGGCTTAAAAGCCCCTCCTAGAGACAAAGTCACCATATTTGGTGATGGCAATACAAAAG GTGTTTTTATGAATGAAAGTGATGTTGCTGCCTTCACTATTAATGCAGTTGATGACCCTCGCACATTAAATAAAGTGTTGTATTTGAGACCTCAAGGAAACGTTTATTCTTTGAATGAGCTGGTTGAGTTATGGGAAACTAAAATAGGGAAGAAACTTGAGAGGTTGCATGTCTCAGAAGAAGAGCTTCTCCAGAAAATCAAAG CAACAACTTACCCTGAAAACTTCGAGATGCTATTTATTTATTCTGCTTTCATAAAAGGAGATCACACATACTTTGATATTGATTCATCCTCTGGTGTCAACG
- the LOC101508694 gene encoding probable pinoresinol-lariciresinol reductase 3 isoform X3, with the protein MEKSKILVIGATGNLGYHLAETSLKFCHPTFALVRDSSFSDPIKSHKLQCLSHAGITLLKGSLQDEGSLVEAVKLVDVVICAVSAKQTLQQKLLIRVIKQLGSIKRFIPSEFGSDPTKAQVCELEDGYNFYAPKIEIRKLVEAEGIPHTFISCNFFMKVLLPSLVQPGLKAPPRDKVTIFGDGNTKGVFMNESDVAAFTINAVDDPRTLNKVLYLRPQGNVYSLNELVELWETKIGKKLERLHVSEEELLQKIKV; encoded by the exons ATGGAAAAGAGCAAAATTTTGGTAATTGGGGCAACGGGAAATCTTGGTTACCATTTAGCAGAAACAAGTCTCAAATTTTGTCACCCAACATTTGCTCTTGTTAGAGATTCTTCTTTTTCTGACCCCATCAAATCCCATAAACTTCAATGTCTTTCTCATGCCGGAATTACCCTTCTCAAa GGTTCTCTCCAAGATGAAGGTAGCCTTGTTGAGGCTGTGAAATTAGTAGATGTTGTAATTTGTGCTGTTTCAGCTAAACAAACTCTTCAACAAAAGCTTCTCATCAGGGTTATTAAACAACTTGGTTCTATAAAG AGGTTCATCCCATCCGAATTTGGCTCAGATCCTACCAAGGCTCAAGTATGTGAACTTGAGGATGGCTACAATTTCTATGCACCCAAAATTGAAATTAGGAAACTTGTGGAGGCTGAAGGCATTCCGCATACTTTCATCTCCTGCAATTTCTTCATGAAAGTTTTGCTTCCTTCTCTTGTTCAACCAGGCTTAAAAGCCCCTCCTAGAGACAAAGTCACCATATTTGGTGATGGCAATACAAAAG GTGTTTTTATGAATGAAAGTGATGTTGCTGCCTTCACTATTAATGCAGTTGATGACCCTCGCACATTAAATAAAGTGTTGTATTTGAGACCTCAAGGAAACGTTTATTCTTTGAATGAGCTGGTTGAGTTATGGGAAACTAAAATAGGGAAGAAACTTGAGAGGTTGCATGTCTCAGAAGAAGAGCTTCTCCAGAAAATCAAAG
- the LOC101509221 gene encoding adoMet-dependent rRNA methyltransferase spb1 — MGKAKAKGKHRLDKYYHLAKEHGYRSRASWKLVQLNSKFHFLESARAVLDLCAAPGGWMQVAVQRVPVDHLVIGVDLAPIAPIRGAIAIQEDITRPECKSRIKKLMNENGYRAFDVILHDGSPNVGGAWAQEATSQNALVIDAVKLATQFLAPKGIFVTKIFRSQDYSSVVYCLKQLFEKVEVDKPAASRSESAEIYVLGLKYKAPAKIDPRLLDFKHLFQASSQPQAKVLDVLRDNKQKRHRDGYEDGNTTLRKVSSAANFIWSDAPLEILGSVTSISFTDPADLPIKDHKLTTEEVNSLCDDLRVLGKQDFKHLLKWRINIRKALSPTQKADPITTAAVEDKPEMDEDDRILNEMEELTNALDRKKKREKKILAKRRAKETARKATGMQMDAVEDGYVDHELFSLASMKGKKDLVAVDTTEYEGGDGEADDSDNEKIKDGSEHSSSDLDSDEERQRYDEQMEYFLEQAYERFVIKKEGAAKQRKRIKKSYDADSQLLEGGEDDTIIQSKYDSEEEQEVQEANPLMVALNDGAGPTQEEIKDMWFRQDVFAEAEEEEGFEKDDSGNEMDIDGLKEKTSVAEKIKENKTSATVQIDHTRSQAAMEEDFEIVPVPETDSDSSSDESEVNDIHYKAEILAYAKKMLKKKDREQALDDAYNKDMFDYRGLPKWYVDDERKHRKPNKPITKEEIAAMKAQFKEIDARPAKKVAEAKARKKRIAMRNLEKVRKKANAISDQPDISDRSKSKQIDRLYKKAVPKRPQKEYVVAKKGVQVRTGKGKVLVDRRMKKDIRKNGKGNAGKGGSKGKGKAPKGKVPKGGKGSSQSSAKKGRKGAK; from the exons ATGGGGAAGGCGAAGGCTAAAGGTAAGCATCGTTTGGACAAATACTACCACTTAGCCAAAGAACACGGTTACAGATCACGAGCCTCATGGAAACTCGTTCAACTCAACTCAAAATTCCACTTTCTCGAATCTGCACGCGCCGTTCTCGATCTCTGCGCCGCTCCCGGAGGTTGGATGCAGGTTGCGGTCCAGCGCGTCCCCGTCGACCATCTCGTCATTGGAGTTGACCTTGCGCCTATTGCTCCCATTCGTGGTGCAATTGCAATACAGGAGGATATTACCAGACCTGAATGTAAGTCGCGAATTAAGAAACTGATGAATGAAAACGGTTATCGTGCTTTtgatgttattcttcatgatgGTTCGCCGAATGTTGGTGGTGCTTGGGCTCAAGAAGCTACGAGTCAGAATGCTCTTGTTATTGACGCTGTTAAGTTGGCTACACAGTTTTTAGCACCGAAGGGTATTTTTGTCACCAAG ATTTTTAGGTCGCAGGATTACAGTTCCGTTGTGTATTGTTTGAAGCAG TTGTTTGAGAAGGTTGAGGTGGATAAACCAGCTGCTAGTCGTTCTGAATCTGCTGAGATATATGTTTTGGGGCTTAAATATAAGGCACCTGCTAAGATTGACCCTCGTCTTCTCGATTTCAAGCATCTCTTTCAGGCATCTTCTCAACCCCAGGCCAAG GTGCTGGATGTGCTTAGGGACAATAAGCAAAAGAGGCATCGTGACGG TTATGAGGATGGAAACACAACATTGAGGAAGGTGTCTTCAGCTGCAAATTTTATTTGGTCAGATGCACCTCTGGAGATTCTTGGTTCAGTTACCTCTATATCCTTTACTGACCCAGCTGATTTACCAATCAAGGATcacaagttgacaactgaagaG GTAAACTCTCTCTGCGATGATTTGAGGGTTTTGGGGAAGCAAGATTTCAAGCATCTTCTAAA GTGGCGGATTAACATTAGAAAAGCTCTTTCACCTACTCAAAAGGCTGATCCTATCACTACAGCTGCAGTGGAAGATAAGCCTGAGATGGATGAAGATGATAGAATACTTAATGAAATGGAGGAACTGACAAATGCGTTGGACCGCAAGAAAAAACGTGAAAAAAAGATTTTGGCAAAAAGAAGAGCTAAG GAAACGGCACGAAAAGCAACAGGAATGCAAATGGATGCAGTAGAAGATGGTTATGTTGATCATGAGTTGTTTTCTCTTGCCTCTATGAAg GGTAAAAAGGATCTTGTTGCTGTTGACACCACTGAATATGAAGGTGGTGACGGTGAAGCGGATGACAGTGACAACGAAAAAATCAAAGATGGCTCAGAGCATTCATCCAGTGACTTAGATTCTGATGAAGAACGTCAAAG ATACGATGAGCAAATGGAATATTTCCTTGAGCAAGCTTATGAGCGCTTTGTGATAAAAAAGGAAGGAGCTGCAAAGCAGCGTAAGCGTATTAAGAAATCATATGATGCAGACTCCCAACTTTTGGAG GGTGGTGAGGATGATACCATTATTCAGTCTAAATATGATTCCGAGGAAGAACAGGaggttcaagaagcaaatcctTTGATGGTGGCACTTAATGATGGGGCAGGTCCCACCCAAGAAGAGATAAAAGATATGTGGTTTAGGCAAGATGTCTTCGCTGAAGCTGAAGAGGAAGAAGGCTTTGAGAAAGATGATAGTGGAAATGAAATGGATATTGATGGGCTGAAGGAGAAAACATCTGTTGCTGAAAAgatcaaagaaaataaaacgTCTGCCACTGTGCAGATAGATCATACCCGATCTCAAGCAGCAATGGAAGAGGATTTTGAGATTGTACCTGTGCCTGAAACTGATTCTGATTCATCTTCTGATGAGTCGGAGGTAAACGATATTCATTACAAAGCTGAGATATTGGCTTATGCTAAGAAAATGTTGAAGAAGAAGGATAGGGAACAGGCACTTGATGATGCATATAATAAGGACATGTTTGATTACCGGGGGTTGCCCAAGTGGTATGTCGATGACGAAAGGAAACACCGAAAGCCAAATAAGCCTATCACCAAAGAGGAAATTGCTGCAATGAAAGCacaatttaaagaaattgatgcTCGGCCTGCGAAGAAGGTGGCTGAGGCCAAAGCACGAAAGAAGCGTATTGCAATGAGGAACCTTGAGAAAGTACGTAAGAAGGCTAATGCTATATCAGATCAGCCAGACATATCTGATCGTTCGAAGAGTAAGCAAATTGACCGATTATATAAAAAAGCTGTTCCTAAGAGGCCTCAAAAGGAGTATGTAGTTGCAAAGAAAGGTGTCCAAGTTAGGACTGGCAAGGGAAAAGTCCTTGTTGATCGCAGGATGAAGAAGGATATAAGGAAAAATGGAAAGGGTAATGCCGGAAAAGGAGGTTCCAAGGGGAAGGGTAAAGCTCCGAAGGGTAAGGTTCCTAAGGGCGGCAAAGGATCTTCACAGTCCTCTGCAAAGAAGGGAAGAAAGGGGgctaaataa
- the LOC101500035 gene encoding uncharacterized protein yields the protein MCDDVEPNFDAMNDGVEPVMIDLIDVFTTGMMFDTRDELLKWARNVGRENGIVVVIFRSETATARQRTKTKLILGCERSGKYRPWKNPNLTRSTWTRKCDCPFRLRGTRSSVGDGWYLHVICGLHNHELAKKLTGHSFLGRLSQDEKNVLGDMTKNFR from the exons atgtgTGATGATGTGGAACCTAATTTTGACGCTATGAATGACGGAGTTGAACCTGTTATGATTGATTTGATTGATGTGTTTACTACCGGCATGATGTTCGATACACGAGATGAATTATTGAAATGGGCTAGAAATGTTGGAAGGGAAAATggaattgttgttgtgatttttaGATCTGAAACTGCGACAGCACGACAaagaacaaagacaaaattaattcttggttgtgaaagaagTGGTAAATATAGACCTTGGAAGAATCCTAATCTTACCAGGAGTACTTGGACTAGAAAATGTGATTGTCCATTTAGATTGAGAGGAACACGATCAAGTGTTGGTGATGGATGGTATTTGCATGTAATATGTGGTCTCCATAACCACGAATTGGCCAAAAAACTAACCGGTCACTCTTTCTTAGGCCGATTGTctcaagatgagaaaaatgtacTTGGTGATATGACAAAGAACTTT aggtaa
- the LOC101509546 gene encoding protein RER1A-like: MEGTGGSSASAATAAPVNQWWQEFSKLFQYYLDKSTPHSTYRWIGTVVIASIYVLRVFYIQGFYIVSYGLGIYMLNLLIGFLSPLVDPELEPSDGPLLPTKGSDEFKPFIRRLPEFKFWYSFTKAFCIAFLMTFFSVFDVPVFWPILLCYWVVLFVLTMRRQIAHMIKYRYIPFSLGKQKYGGKKSYPSSSGSRAD; encoded by the exons ATGGAAGGAACTGGAGGCAGCAGTGCCTCTGCTGCTACTGCTGCACCCGTGAACCAATGGTGGCAGGAATTTTCGAAGCTATTTCAATATTATTTGGATAAATCTACGCCGCACTCAACTTATAGATGGATTGGGACTGTTGTTATTGCTTCTATATACGTTTTAAGGGTTTTTTATATTCAAGGATTTTACATTGTGTCTTATGGACTGGGAATCTACATGCTGAATCTGTTGATTGGGTTTCTCTCACCTTTGGTTGATCCTGAGCTGGAGCCTTCGGATGGACCTTTGCTACCAACGAAAGGTTCTGACGAGTTCAAGCCGTTCATTCGCCGGCTTCCTGAGTTTAAGTTCTG GTATTCTTTCACAAAGGCTTTCTGCATAGCATTCTTGATGACTTTCTTCTCTGTATTTGATGTTCCTGTCTTCTGGCCAATATTACTCTGTTACTGGGTTGTTCTGTTTGTCCTTACAATGAGGCGCCAAATCGCACACATGATCAAATACAGATATATTCCATTCAGCTTGGGGAAACAG AAGTATGGTGGCAAGAAATCTTATCCAAGTAGCAGTGGCTCTCGTGCAGACTGA